From the Candidatus Acetothermia bacterium genome, the window AATGGCAATCGCGAGCTTCGCCCATTTCCCCTACTCGGACGAAGATTTCGAACTGGAATCGGCCCACCCTTTCTCACCCCTCCGCGGCCACCAGCTGCTCCTCGAAGATCGCGCGGTACTCCCCGGACCTGCGGATCAAATCCGCATGGGTTCCGGCCTCCACCACCCGCCCATCTTTCAGGACGAAGATCCGGTCCGCGGATTGCACCGTGGCCAGGCGATGGCGGCCACGATCACCGTCTTGCCCGGCGTGAGCTCCGCCAAAGCCCGCAAGGCCTTGGCCTCGGTCTGTGAGTCCATGGCGGAAGTGGCCTCGTCCAAAAGCAGGATCTGCGGCCGCCGCAAAACGGCCCGAGCCAAAGCCAAAAGCTGCTTTTGGCCGCCCGAGAGCTTCACCCCCCGCTCCCCAACCATTGTCTCATAGCCGCTCGGAAGCTCGGCGATGAAATCGTGAGCCCCAAGGAGCCGGGTAACTTTGAGGACCTCCTCTTCCGAGATCGTCGGGTCGCCACACCGCAGGTTTTCCATGATCGTGGTGGAAAACAAGAAAACATCCTGGGTCACGAGGACCACCTCTCTGCGCAGGGAGGCGAGGTCCACCGCCCGCAGGTCTTGGCCGTCGATGCGGATCGTCCCTGGGGAAGGCTTATAGAGGCGCACGAGGAGGGAAAGCAGGGTGGATTTCCCCGACCCGGTCCGGCCCACCAAGGCCACCCAGGTCCCGGGCTCGACCAGGAGGGAAACATCTCGCAAGGCCACGGTGCCGTTGGGATACGTGAAGGAAACCCCGTCCACCTCCACCCGACCGGAGCGGACCGCAAGCGGAGCGTTCCCCGAGGGTTCCGGCACCTCGTCCAAGATCTCGAGGATGCGGCGCGCGGCCACCCTCGCCCGC encodes:
- a CDS encoding ABC transporter ATP-binding protein/permease is translated as MSKELGEGLASVLTTKLLGLSAWVEGKIAQAIGRLKGANVRTNTVGAMAGGMLTFIVEVGPVLLLCLGAWRIMRGDLSLGTVIAFVSFIGYLYGPTQSIITTLGLQRARVAARRILEILDEVPEPSGNAPLAVRSGRVEVDGVSFTYPNGTVALRDVSLLVEPGTWVALVGRTGSGKSTLLSLLVRLYKPSPGTIRIDGQDLRAVDLASLRREVVLVTQDVFLFSTTIMENLRCGDPTISEEEVLKVTRLLGAHDFIAELPSGYETMVGERGVKLSGGQKQLLALARAVLRRPQILLLDEATSAMDSQTEAKALRALAELTPGKTVIVAAIAWPRCNPRTGSSS